The proteins below are encoded in one region of Helianthus annuus cultivar XRQ/B chromosome 2, HanXRQr2.0-SUNRISE, whole genome shotgun sequence:
- the LOC110890352 gene encoding uncharacterized protein LOC110890352: MPRAVYNPEAEHNYDLVYRLAEAAENSKFILEIALAPLEKANLPSNIGKFNGLTDPDDHLRVFTSAGLVGGWTLPLWCHLFVQTLTGPARFWFDNLPTGQIESWNDLREKFLTHFSQQRRSIRDTSDVMNIWRRDDENLEDFITRYNKEVLEIGGVHEQLIRAQFKYAVRCDDMVKVLSGTEGLPTSWEKIMAAAKVYAQTKKNHTTNRPPPPHHRPADLRLTGEKRFEKSWRESGTGSRSSEDARTTINKLSAQRESKQENRERQWTPLTKTPAEVLSTEDYQFKPPVPMKNNRGQDPAKYCEYHKDNGHTTNNCISLRTEIEKALKSGELTHLLQNVRKEIKQITRGEEGPSKRAKT; this comes from the coding sequence ATGCCTCGAGCGGTTTACAACCCTGAGGCAGAACACAACTATGACTTGGTTTACCGCCTTGCAGAAGCAGCGGAAAACTCAAAGTTCATACTAGAAATAGCTTTAGCGCCATTGGAGAAGGCTAATTTACCATCCAACATAGGGAAGTTTAATGGGTTAACAGACCCTGACGATCACCTAAGGGTATTCACCAGCGCAGGTCTGGTTGGGGGTTGGACTCTCCCGTTATGGTGTCATCTGTTTGTGCAAACCCTGACCGGTCCAGCGCGATTTTGGTTCGATAACCTACCAACCGGACAGATCGAATCATGGAATGATCTGCGAGAAAAGTTTTTGACACACTTCAGCCAGCAGCGGCGCTCCATCCGTGATACATCCGatgtcatgaacatctggcgccgAGATGACGAAAATCTGGAGGATTTCATCACCAGATACAATAAAGAAGTATTGGAAATTGGCGGTGTTCATGAACAATTGATCCGTGCTCAATTCAAGTACGCGGTTCGATGCGACGACATGGTTAAAGTCTTATCTGGAACAGAAGGCCTTCCAACAAGTTGGGAGAAGATAATGGCAGCGGCCAAAGTTTATGCGCAAACTAAGAAAAACCACACAACAAACAGGCCACCACCACCGCATCATAGGCCCGCGGATTTAAGATTAACCGGCGAAAAAAGGTTTGAAAAATCATGGCGTGAGTCTGGAACAGGAAGTCGTTCGTCCGAAGACGCCCGCACAACAATCAACAAACTCTCCGCACAGCGGGAGAGCAAACAGGAAAATAGGGAGAGACAGTGGACTCCCCTAACAAAAACCCCGGCGGAGGTCTTAAGTACTGAAGACTATCAATTCAAACCTCCGGTCCCGATGAAAAATAATCGTGGACAAGACCCGGCAAAATACTGCGAATATCACAAAGACAACGGGCACACCACTAACAACTGCATCTCTCTGCGCACAGAAATAGAGAAAGCCCTCAAGAGCGGCGAACTAACGCATTTACTCCAAAATGTACGAAAAGAGATTAAGCAGATAACCCGGGGGGAGGAGGGCCCAAGTAAACGGGCAAAAACCTAA